One window from the genome of Pseudonocardia hierapolitana encodes:
- a CDS encoding FAD-dependent oxidoreductase has product MSRDPRGRVLVPADPSLPRSAPAGTEAVVVGGGIAGVSAAIVLAERGVAVTLLEAAPTLGGRLGAWPHTLPDGTEQVVEHGFHAFFRHYDTWRALLRRIDPELGFLRPVDGYPVISRDWPAEDLTGLPGTPPFNLIALFSRSPSLGLRDLLRSRQTLAAELLAYDRVRTTARFDHVPAARFLASLGMSDRAQAMLFEAFARSFFAHPGALSAAELIAMFHYYFLGNPHGIGFDAPATDHRTAIWEPFAAYLEKHGAQVRTATPARSITPAEFHSWRVELDEGALLTRHLVLATEPPALRALIAASPQAAAVAPRLAAKAAALPVAPPFAVTRLWLDRDVAAHRATFNAVSRERTLDSVTVYSRLEEPSVQWAARTGGSVVELHSYACSAPDAATASARMRAELAELWPETADAGVLHQQQRMEATAPTFPPGGAASRLTVTGEGRGVRVAGDHVATPFLTGLMERAAVSGVLAANDVLAEVGAGPEEIRGGPQRGLLAGLLPRRR; this is encoded by the coding sequence GTGAGTCGCGATCCACGCGGGCGGGTGCTCGTACCCGCCGATCCCTCGCTGCCCCGCTCGGCCCCGGCAGGCACCGAGGCCGTGGTGGTGGGCGGCGGGATCGCCGGGGTCTCCGCGGCGATCGTGCTGGCCGAGCGCGGGGTGGCCGTCACGCTGCTGGAGGCGGCACCCACCCTCGGCGGGCGGCTCGGCGCATGGCCGCACACCCTCCCCGACGGCACGGAGCAGGTGGTCGAGCACGGCTTCCACGCCTTCTTCCGCCACTACGACACCTGGCGCGCGCTGCTGCGCCGCATCGACCCGGAGCTGGGGTTCCTCCGCCCGGTCGACGGCTACCCGGTGATCTCCCGCGACTGGCCCGCCGAGGACCTCACCGGCCTGCCGGGCACGCCGCCGTTCAACCTGATCGCGCTGTTCTCCCGCTCCCCCAGCCTCGGGTTGCGCGACCTGCTCCGGTCCCGCCAGACCCTGGCCGCCGAGCTGCTGGCCTACGACCGCGTCCGCACCACCGCACGCTTCGACCACGTGCCGGCGGCCCGGTTCCTCGCCTCGCTCGGCATGTCCGACCGCGCGCAGGCGATGCTGTTCGAGGCGTTCGCGCGCTCGTTCTTCGCCCACCCGGGCGCCCTGTCGGCGGCCGAGCTGATCGCGATGTTCCACTACTACTTCCTCGGCAACCCGCACGGCATCGGCTTCGACGCGCCCGCCACCGACCACCGCACCGCGATCTGGGAGCCGTTCGCGGCGTACCTGGAGAAGCACGGCGCGCAGGTCCGCACGGCCACGCCCGCCCGGTCGATCACACCGGCCGAGTTCCACAGCTGGCGCGTCGAGCTCGACGAGGGCGCACTGCTCACCCGGCACCTGGTTCTCGCCACGGAACCACCCGCGCTGCGGGCCCTCATCGCCGCGTCACCGCAGGCGGCGGCGGTGGCACCGCGCCTCGCGGCGAAGGCCGCGGCGCTCCCGGTGGCGCCGCCGTTCGCCGTCACCCGGCTGTGGCTGGACCGCGACGTCGCCGCCCACCGCGCGACGTTCAACGCGGTGAGCCGCGAGCGCACGCTCGACTCGGTCACGGTCTACTCCCGCCTCGAGGAGCCGTCCGTGCAGTGGGCCGCGCGCACGGGCGGCTCGGTCGTGGAGCTGCACTCCTACGCCTGCTCCGCCCCCGACGCCGCCACCGCGTCCGCGCGCATGCGGGCCGAGCTCGCCGAGCTGTGGCCCGAGACGGCCGATGCAGGTGTGCTGCACCAGCAGCAGCGGATGGAGGCCACGGCGCCGACGTTCCCGCCCGGCGGCGCCGCGTCACGGCTCACCGTCACCGGTGAGGGCCGCGGCGTGCGCGTCGCGGGCGATCACGTCGCCACGCCCTTCCTCACCGGGCTGATGGAACGCGCCGCCGTGTCCGGCGTGCTCGCGGCCAACGACGTGCTCGCCGAGGTGGGCGCCGGCCCGGAGGAGATCCGTGGTGGCCCGCAGCGCGGCCTGCTGGCCGGGCTCCTGCCGCGCCGCCGGTGA
- a CDS encoding geranylgeranyl reductase family protein: MDDVVDVAVVGAGPAGSAAALRALQLRPDARVLLVDAAEFPRDKTCGDGIAAHALDLVEALGVPGVSRLGPPVPRLRLRSPGGRVVERTCTRPNRVVPRTVFDSELVAAAVARGARLLRHRVRRLDVRPDHVVLDGTVAARVVVGADGANSTVRRLIGAPIAAPSATAVAVRGYARTAVDPDTLVIEFARGPYPAYAWSFPLPGGGANVGFGVFDKRGSGSRAELVAAMRALLPGHEPDPASVRGHHLPLSTGPRHHPDGRVLLAGDAAALVNPLTGEGIFDALASGVLAGRAALLGAAAGAAHRAAMRRTFERHHAHGAMLARLLRRPRFLDAAVLAAARRQSVFDAAVDLGLGRGTAPLHALARVAIAYASPHRRAPSSP; this comes from the coding sequence GTGGACGATGTGGTCGACGTGGCGGTGGTGGGTGCAGGCCCGGCCGGGAGCGCTGCGGCACTGCGCGCGCTGCAGCTGCGCCCGGACGCCCGCGTGCTGCTGGTCGACGCCGCGGAGTTCCCGCGCGACAAGACCTGCGGCGACGGGATCGCCGCCCACGCCCTCGACCTCGTCGAGGCGCTGGGCGTGCCGGGCGTGTCCCGGCTCGGCCCCCCGGTGCCGCGGTTGCGGTTGCGCAGCCCCGGTGGGCGGGTGGTCGAGCGCACCTGCACCCGTCCGAACCGGGTCGTACCGCGCACGGTCTTCGACTCCGAACTGGTGGCCGCCGCCGTCGCGCGCGGGGCTCGCCTGCTGCGCCACCGCGTCCGGCGCCTCGACGTGCGGCCCGACCACGTCGTCCTCGACGGCACGGTCGCCGCACGCGTCGTGGTCGGCGCCGACGGCGCGAACTCCACCGTCCGCAGGCTGATCGGCGCTCCGATCGCGGCGCCCTCCGCCACCGCGGTGGCCGTCCGCGGATACGCGCGCACGGCGGTGGACCCGGACACGCTCGTGATCGAGTTCGCCCGCGGGCCCTACCCGGCGTACGCCTGGTCGTTCCCCCTGCCGGGGGGCGGGGCCAACGTCGGGTTCGGGGTCTTCGACAAGCGAGGCAGCGGTTCCCGGGCCGAGCTCGTGGCGGCCATGCGGGCGCTCCTGCCCGGCCACGAGCCGGACCCGGCCTCCGTCCGAGGCCATCACCTGCCGCTGTCCACCGGCCCGCGCCACCACCCCGACGGGCGGGTGCTGCTCGCCGGCGACGCGGCGGCGCTCGTCAACCCGCTGACCGGGGAGGGGATCTTCGACGCGCTCGCCTCCGGCGTGCTGGCCGGGCGCGCCGCGCTGCTCGGTGCGGCGGCGGGCGCGGCGCACCGGGCGGCGATGCGCCGGACGTTCGAGCGGCACCACGCGCACGGCGCCATGCTGGCGCGCCTGCTGCGCCGCCCCCGGTTCCTCGACGCCGCCGTGCTCGCGGCGGCCCGACGCCAGTCCGTCTTCGACGCCGCCGTCGACCTGGGCCTCGGCCGCGGCACCGCGCCGCTCCACGCGCTCGCCCGGGTCGCCATCGCCTACGCGAGCCCGCACCGCCGCGCTCCGAGCTCACCGTAG
- a CDS encoding pyridoxamine 5'-phosphate oxidase family protein, with protein sequence MREQRRGRRIAMTPEEVEAFLAEERTCRVATVGPDGPHATPLWYAWHGGALWLTSVVRSQRWTDLQRDPRVAVVVDAGTSYDELRGVELRGRVEVVGEVPRTGEPVPELVGPERLMADRYLGGTFVHDGRHAWLRLVPDKITSWDFRKLGA encoded by the coding sequence ATGCGGGAGCAGCGCCGGGGGCGGCGGATCGCGATGACGCCCGAGGAGGTGGAGGCCTTCCTCGCCGAGGAGCGCACGTGCCGGGTCGCCACCGTCGGGCCGGACGGCCCCCACGCCACTCCGCTCTGGTACGCCTGGCACGGCGGGGCGCTGTGGCTGACGTCGGTGGTCCGCAGCCAGCGCTGGACGGATCTGCAGCGCGACCCGCGGGTCGCCGTCGTGGTGGACGCCGGCACGTCCTACGACGAGCTGCGCGGTGTCGAGCTGCGCGGACGGGTCGAGGTCGTCGGGGAGGTGCCGCGCACCGGGGAACCGGTGCCCGAACTCGTCGGCCCCGAGCGGCTCATGGCCGATCGCTACCTGGGCGGGACGTTCGTCCACGACGGGCGGCACGCGTGGCTCCGCCTGGTGCCGGACAAGATCACGAGCTGGGACTTCCGCAAGCTCGGCGCCTGA
- a CDS encoding RNA polymerase sigma factor produces MVLEDVLRPLVPQVLGTLVRRHGQFDACEDAVQEALLAATVQWPVEGVPDNPRAWLLTVGTRRLTDQWRSESARRRRETTSALLDGLDEAAPGPDTEQPCAGDDTLTLLFLCCHPALSPPSQVALTLRAVGGLTTAEIARAFLVPEATIAQRISRAKRTVAGSAFAMPAEADRASRLGPVLHVLYLVFNEGYTATSGPDLHRPDLTREALRLVRQVHGLLPDDGEVAGLLALMLITEARRPARTRPDGGLVPLAEQDRSLWDRALLAEGITLVEKTMARAPVGPYQLQAAIAAVHSEAERAEDTDWPQIAQLYRVLSTVAPGPMVTLNRAVAVGMVEGPQAGLDLLASLDDGPLAGHHRVPAVRAHLLEMAGDRAGARAAYREAAGRTTSEPERRYLEERAARLG; encoded by the coding sequence GTGGTGCTCGAAGACGTGCTGCGGCCGCTCGTTCCGCAGGTCCTCGGCACACTGGTGCGCCGCCACGGCCAGTTCGACGCGTGCGAGGACGCGGTGCAGGAGGCGCTGCTCGCAGCCACCGTGCAATGGCCGGTGGAGGGCGTTCCCGACAACCCGCGCGCGTGGCTGCTCACGGTCGGCACCAGGCGATTGACCGACCAGTGGCGCAGCGAGAGCGCGCGGCGGCGCCGCGAGACCACGTCCGCGCTGCTGGACGGTCTCGACGAGGCCGCACCCGGGCCGGACACCGAGCAGCCGTGCGCCGGGGACGACACCCTCACGCTGCTGTTCCTGTGCTGCCACCCCGCGCTGTCGCCGCCCTCGCAGGTGGCGCTCACGCTGCGCGCCGTCGGAGGGCTGACCACCGCGGAGATCGCCCGCGCGTTCCTCGTGCCCGAGGCGACGATCGCCCAGCGGATCAGCCGGGCCAAGCGCACGGTGGCGGGAAGCGCCTTCGCGATGCCGGCCGAGGCCGATCGCGCATCCCGGCTGGGCCCGGTGCTGCACGTGCTGTACCTGGTGTTCAACGAGGGTTACACGGCGACGTCCGGGCCGGACCTGCACCGGCCGGACCTCACGCGGGAGGCGCTGCGGCTGGTCCGGCAGGTCCACGGGCTGCTGCCCGACGACGGCGAGGTGGCAGGCCTGCTCGCGCTCATGCTGATCACCGAGGCCCGCAGGCCGGCCCGTACGCGCCCCGACGGCGGGCTGGTGCCGCTCGCCGAACAGGACCGGAGCCTCTGGGACCGCGCCCTCCTCGCCGAGGGGATCACCCTGGTCGAGAAGACCATGGCGCGTGCCCCGGTGGGGCCCTACCAGCTGCAGGCCGCGATCGCCGCCGTCCACAGCGAGGCCGAGCGCGCCGAGGACACCGACTGGCCGCAGATCGCGCAGTTGTACCGGGTGCTGTCCACGGTGGCGCCGGGTCCGATGGTCACGCTCAACCGGGCCGTCGCCGTGGGCATGGTCGAGGGCCCGCAGGCCGGCCTCGACCTGCTCGCCAGCCTCGACGACGGCCCGCTCGCCGGGCACCACCGCGTGCCGGCCGTGCGTGCCCACCTGCTGGAGATGGCGGGTGACCGGGCCGGGGCCCGCGCCGCGTACCGCGAGGCGGCCGGGCGTACGACGAGCGAGCCCGAGCGCCGGTACCTGGAGGAGCGCGCCGCCCGGCTCGGGTGA
- a CDS encoding ArsR/SmtB family transcription factor → MVEQLDAVFHAMADPTRRAMVRSLATGERTVGELAAPHPISLAAASKHVKVLERAGLVRRTVLGRRHVCRLEAQPLAAASRHLRFYEQFWTERLDALEEFVTRPEETR, encoded by the coding sequence GTGGTTGAGCAACTCGATGCGGTCTTCCACGCGATGGCCGACCCCACGCGCCGCGCCATGGTGCGCTCGCTCGCCACGGGCGAGCGGACCGTCGGCGAGCTCGCCGCCCCGCACCCGATTTCGCTGGCCGCCGCCTCCAAGCACGTCAAGGTGCTGGAGCGGGCCGGCCTGGTGCGGCGCACCGTGCTCGGCAGGCGCCACGTGTGCCGCCTCGAGGCCCAGCCCCTCGCCGCGGCGAGCCGGCACCTGCGCTTCTACGAACAGTTCTGGACCGAACGCCTCGACGCCCTCGAGGAGTTCGTCACCCGACCCGAGGAGACCCGATGA
- a CDS encoding DUF899 domain-containing protein: MSAPTRTELPPEALPPIVTPDEWAESAAELRAAEKAHMRAGDELAARRRRMPMVEFGSYTFQGAAGPATLLDLFEGRRQLVVYQFMAGPPWCEGCCMFTDQIGELAHLHARDTTMANVSLSRYEDLAALRERMGWQVPFYSSSGNDFAADCGTAEGFGLSVFLRHGDRVFRTYFTADRGVEAVGSVWSILDRTPLGRQETWEDTPAGRPQTAAYEWWRLHDEY; this comes from the coding sequence ATGAGCGCACCGACCCGCACCGAGCTCCCACCCGAGGCGCTGCCGCCGATCGTCACACCCGACGAGTGGGCCGAATCGGCCGCCGAGCTGCGCGCCGCGGAGAAGGCACACATGCGCGCGGGCGACGAGCTCGCGGCCCGGCGCCGCCGCATGCCGATGGTCGAGTTCGGCAGCTACACCTTCCAGGGCGCAGCCGGGCCCGCGACGCTGCTCGACCTGTTCGAGGGGCGCCGCCAGCTCGTCGTCTACCAGTTCATGGCCGGACCGCCCTGGTGCGAGGGCTGCTGCATGTTCACCGACCAGATCGGCGAGCTGGCCCACCTGCACGCCCGCGACACGACGATGGCCAACGTCTCGCTGTCGCGGTACGAGGACCTGGCCGCGCTGCGCGAGCGCATGGGCTGGCAGGTGCCGTTCTACTCCAGCTCGGGCAACGACTTCGCCGCCGACTGCGGCACCGCCGAGGGCTTCGGCCTCAGCGTGTTCCTGCGTCACGGGGACCGGGTCTTCCGCACCTACTTCACCGCCGACCGGGGCGTCGAGGCGGTCGGTAGCGTCTGGTCGATCCTCGACCGCACGCCGCTGGGGCGGCAGGAGACCTGGGAGGACACCCCGGCCGGCCGTCCGCAGACCGCCGCCTACGAGTGGTGGCGCCTGCACGACGAGTACTGA
- a CDS encoding ABC transporter substrate-binding protein, which produces MQDGTANVSRPTRRQFLRTVRAAGIGVLAGGVAAACAAEPGIAVPAAGDPGEVIRIGYVSPESGVLAPFGEADRFVVTAMREFFAANPVHVGGRPHRVEILTRDSQSDANRAADVAAGLVLDDGVHLMLVSGTSDTTNAVSDQCEAAGTPCVATATPWQSWLYGRGGRPETGFAWTYLFSWGLEDVQAVYADMWDQVATNRTAGALWPNDTDGMAWGSPDLGFPPAAAERGYTIVDPGNYVAGAPDFSAQIRAFRAASAEVLLGVAGSADFAAFWRQSAQHGYQPRIATIGKGIQFPATVEEIGAAALNLATEVGWSPSHPFTSSLTGQSAADLAAGYTTATGRQWSQPIGFAHALFEVAAAALRAVGSIEDRRAIADAIAAMRLDTVVGPLDFTAGPVRGVAKTPLVGGQWRPGTATPYELVIVSNARHPEIPAAGAVEPLPTLAG; this is translated from the coding sequence ATGCAGGACGGCACAGCCAACGTCTCGCGGCCGACTCGTCGGCAGTTCCTGCGCACCGTCCGCGCCGCCGGGATCGGCGTTCTCGCGGGCGGGGTCGCCGCCGCGTGCGCGGCGGAGCCGGGGATCGCGGTCCCCGCTGCGGGCGATCCGGGCGAGGTGATCCGCATCGGATACGTCAGCCCCGAGTCCGGGGTGCTGGCACCGTTCGGTGAGGCCGACCGGTTCGTCGTCACCGCGATGCGGGAGTTCTTCGCAGCGAACCCGGTCCACGTCGGTGGCCGCCCGCACCGGGTCGAGATCCTGACGCGCGACAGCCAGTCCGACGCCAACCGGGCGGCCGACGTCGCCGCGGGCCTCGTCCTCGACGACGGCGTCCACCTGATGCTGGTCTCGGGCACGTCCGACACCACCAACGCGGTCAGCGACCAGTGCGAGGCCGCAGGCACGCCCTGCGTGGCGACCGCGACCCCGTGGCAGTCGTGGCTCTACGGGCGGGGTGGACGGCCGGAGACCGGGTTCGCGTGGACGTACCTGTTCTCCTGGGGGCTCGAGGACGTCCAGGCGGTGTACGCCGACATGTGGGACCAGGTGGCGACGAACCGGACAGCGGGCGCGCTCTGGCCCAACGACACCGACGGTATGGCCTGGGGCAGTCCGGACCTCGGCTTCCCGCCCGCCGCCGCCGAGCGCGGTTACACGATCGTCGACCCCGGCAACTACGTGGCGGGCGCGCCGGACTTCTCGGCGCAGATCCGCGCGTTCCGCGCCGCGTCCGCGGAGGTCCTCCTCGGCGTCGCCGGCTCGGCGGACTTCGCCGCGTTCTGGCGGCAGTCCGCCCAGCACGGCTACCAGCCGCGGATCGCGACGATCGGCAAGGGCATCCAGTTCCCGGCCACCGTGGAGGAGATCGGCGCGGCCGCACTGAACCTCGCCACCGAGGTGGGGTGGTCACCGAGCCACCCGTTCACCTCTTCCCTCACCGGGCAGAGCGCGGCCGATCTCGCCGCCGGCTACACCACGGCGACCGGTCGGCAGTGGTCCCAGCCGATCGGCTTCGCGCACGCGCTGTTCGAGGTCGCCGCGGCGGCACTCCGCGCCGTCGGGTCGATCGAGGACCGCAGGGCGATCGCGGACGCCATCGCCGCGATGCGCCTCGACACCGTCGTCGGGCCGCTGGACTTCACCGCCGGACCGGTCCGGGGTGTCGCGAAGACGCCGCTCGTGGGCGGCCAGTGGCGCCCGGGCACGGCCACCCCGTACGAGCTGGTGATCGTCAGCAACGCCCGGCACCCGGAGATCCCCGCGGCCGGCGCCGTCGAGCCGCTCCCCACCCTGGCGGGATGA
- a CDS encoding SRPBCC family protein yields MTLEPRTVPHRVTLVRTIAASREALYAAWTEPDRMRQWYATVVDADVRVGGRYRIELHEADGTVNGFTGEYLELTPPSRIAFTFTHHSQTPADRISDEKVEVTFREIEQGRTELTLVNSWVGPEFEPSHYDELRGGWEEWINRLEKAVQH; encoded by the coding sequence ATGACCCTCGAACCTCGCACCGTCCCCCACCGCGTGACCCTGGTCCGCACCATCGCGGCCTCGCGGGAGGCCCTCTACGCGGCCTGGACGGAGCCGGACCGGATGCGCCAGTGGTACGCCACCGTCGTCGACGCCGACGTGCGCGTCGGCGGGCGGTACCGCATCGAGCTGCACGAGGCCGACGGCACCGTCAACGGCTTCACCGGCGAATACCTGGAGCTCACCCCGCCGTCGCGGATCGCGTTCACCTTCACCCACCACTCCCAGACGCCTGCGGACCGGATCAGCGACGAGAAGGTGGAGGTCACCTTCCGCGAGATCGAGCAGGGGCGCACCGAGCTGACGCTGGTGAACAGCTGGGTCGGCCCGGAGTTCGAGCCGTCGCACTACGACGAGCTGCGCGGCGGCTGGGAGGAGTGGATCAACCGCCTCGAGAAGGCGGTTCAGCACTGA
- a CDS encoding SRPBCC family protein, with protein sequence MTTTREFTITREFAAPRELVFRAWTDPQHLTRWYGPRGCTTPLESISADVRPGGTWRATMVVEATGQEFPTGGFYVEVRAPERLVFTWREPGGDAESVVTVELADLGDGRTGMTFHQAGFTSEDTSHGVRAGWSSAFARLTEHLTDPEEENRS encoded by the coding sequence ATGACCACCACCCGGGAGTTCACGATCACTCGTGAGTTCGCCGCGCCGCGCGAGCTCGTCTTCCGGGCCTGGACCGACCCGCAGCACCTCACCCGCTGGTACGGGCCGCGCGGCTGCACCACGCCACTCGAGTCCATCAGCGCGGACGTCCGCCCGGGCGGCACCTGGCGGGCCACGATGGTCGTCGAGGCCACCGGCCAGGAGTTCCCGACGGGCGGCTTCTACGTGGAGGTCCGCGCTCCGGAACGGCTCGTCTTCACCTGGCGCGAGCCCGGTGGGGACGCGGAGTCGGTGGTCACCGTCGAGCTCGCCGACCTCGGCGACGGCCGCACCGGGATGACCTTCCACCAGGCCGGCTTCACCAGCGAGGACACCAGCCACGGCGTCCGCGCGGGCTGGTCGAGCGCCTTCGCGCGCCTCACCGAGCACCTCACCGATCCCGAGGAGGAGAACCGATCATGA
- a CDS encoding bifunctional 3'-5' exonuclease/DNA polymerase: MRVAFDPGPRDGAPRIQRLHEDGSPAGAPEALPDLAAVAALEKAEAPRWVFARARTYRRLLAAGVGAPVGVGRAHDVELVEGLLVAADGRFGQPHGLAAAVARLHGRTPDPDPPAVEDGPPALFDTAAPGDELADVVAVHAAQQRVLAAAGPGMRLLAAAESAGMLVAEEMTAAGLPWRADVHDRLLVELLGPRPVLGGRPPKLAALAEAVDAAFGRPVNPDSPAEVLRAFARAGHELSSTRSWELKQVDHPAVAPLLAYKELARLHSAHGWAWLRSWVRDGRFRPEYVVGGVVSGRWASRGGGALQIPKAVRAAVRADPGWRLVVADAAQLEPRVLAALSGDHALAPGDEDLYTALAAREFGGDRAKAKLALLSAMYGQTSGGAAVLLATLRRRFPAAMAFVEDAARAGEEGRLVRSHLGRTCPPARPGHEQPAAARARGRFTRNFVVQATAAEWALVLLAELRGQLRAAGSPAELVFFQHDEVLLHAPAEVAEETVAAVHTAAATAGRRLFGDSPVRFPMQARVVEGYDER, encoded by the coding sequence GTGAGGGTCGCGTTCGACCCGGGGCCCCGCGACGGTGCCCCGCGGATCCAGCGGCTGCACGAGGACGGCAGCCCCGCCGGCGCTCCGGAGGCCCTGCCGGACCTCGCCGCCGTCGCCGCCCTGGAGAAGGCCGAGGCGCCGCGGTGGGTGTTCGCCAGGGCCCGCACCTACCGCCGGCTGCTCGCGGCGGGGGTCGGTGCGCCTGTCGGAGTCGGCCGCGCGCACGACGTCGAGCTGGTCGAGGGCCTGCTCGTCGCCGCCGACGGGCGTTTCGGGCAGCCCCACGGGCTCGCCGCGGCCGTGGCCCGCCTGCACGGCCGCACCCCCGATCCCGACCCGCCCGCCGTCGAGGACGGCCCACCCGCGCTGTTCGACACGGCCGCGCCCGGCGACGAGCTCGCCGACGTGGTGGCGGTGCACGCGGCGCAGCAGCGGGTGCTCGCCGCGGCAGGCCCCGGCATGCGGCTGCTCGCGGCGGCGGAGTCGGCCGGGATGCTCGTGGCCGAGGAGATGACGGCGGCGGGCCTGCCGTGGCGCGCCGACGTGCACGACCGGCTCCTCGTCGAGCTGCTCGGGCCGCGGCCGGTGCTGGGTGGGCGTCCGCCCAAGCTGGCGGCGCTCGCCGAGGCCGTCGACGCGGCGTTCGGACGCCCGGTCAACCCCGACTCGCCCGCCGAGGTGCTGCGCGCCTTCGCCCGCGCCGGGCACGAGCTCTCCAGCACGCGGTCGTGGGAGCTGAAGCAGGTCGACCACCCGGCCGTCGCACCGCTGCTCGCGTACAAGGAGCTCGCCCGCCTGCACTCCGCGCACGGCTGGGCGTGGCTGCGCAGCTGGGTGCGCGACGGGCGGTTCCGGCCGGAGTACGTGGTGGGCGGGGTCGTCTCCGGGCGATGGGCCAGCCGTGGCGGCGGCGCGCTGCAGATCCCCAAGGCGGTGCGGGCAGCCGTGCGGGCCGATCCCGGGTGGCGGCTGGTGGTGGCCGACGCCGCCCAGCTGGAGCCGCGGGTGCTGGCCGCGCTGTCCGGCGACCACGCGCTCGCCCCCGGCGACGAGGACCTCTACACCGCGCTCGCCGCCCGCGAGTTCGGCGGCGACCGGGCCAAGGCCAAGCTCGCGCTGCTCTCGGCGATGTACGGGCAGACCTCCGGTGGTGCCGCCGTCCTGCTCGCCACGCTGCGCCGCCGGTTCCCGGCGGCGATGGCGTTCGTCGAGGACGCGGCGCGGGCCGGCGAGGAGGGCCGCCTTGTGCGCTCGCACCTGGGACGCACCTGCCCGCCCGCTCGCCCTGGCCACGAGCAGCCCGCCGCGGCACGCGCCCGCGGCCGGTTCACCCGCAACTTCGTGGTGCAGGCCACCGCGGCCGAGTGGGCGCTGGTGCTGCTCGCGGAGCTGCGCGGGCAGCTGCGCGCGGCGGGCAGCCCGGCCGAGCTCGTGTTCTTCCAGCACGACGAGGTGCTGCTGCACGCGCCCGCGGAGGTGGCCGAAGAGACCGTCGCCGCGGTCCACACGGCCGCGGCCACGGCGGGGCGGCGTCTCTTCGGCGACTCGCCGGTCCGCTTCCCCATGCAGGCCCGGGTGGTCGAGGGCTACGACGAGCGCTGA
- a CDS encoding ArsR/SmtB family transcription factor codes for MNDQLDVVFGALADPTRRAILARLAGGEATVTELAAPFAMSLPAVSKHLKVLERAGLISRGRNAQQRPCRLDAAPLAGVAEWVQTYRRFWEGSFDRLDEHLQELQKGGPA; via the coding sequence GTGAACGATCAGCTGGACGTCGTGTTCGGGGCACTGGCCGACCCCACGCGCCGCGCGATCCTGGCGCGACTGGCAGGCGGCGAGGCCACCGTCACCGAGCTGGCCGCGCCGTTCGCGATGAGCCTGCCCGCGGTCTCCAAGCACCTGAAGGTCCTCGAGCGCGCCGGGCTGATCAGCCGCGGTCGCAACGCGCAGCAGCGGCCGTGCCGGCTCGATGCCGCACCGCTTGCCGGCGTCGCCGAGTGGGTGCAGACCTACCGGCGGTTCTGGGAGGGCAGCTTCGACCGCCTCGACGAGCACCTGCAGGAGCTGCAGAAGGGAGGGCCTGCATGA
- a CDS encoding SGNH/GDSL hydrolase family protein yields MRRSPARWVAPLLLATAIPIATAGPAAAEPEQAPAQRYVALGDSYAAGPLVPIPTGEPAGCLRSDRNYPSVVAQDLGVTDFRDVSCSGATTENITGPQSVPLGKNPPQLDALAPDTQLVTISIGGNDIGFGDIVTECATRSPLQPTGSACKDHYTAGGTDQLAQRIDEAAPKVARVIAAIDERSPDARVLLVGYPAILPDEGPGCFPVVPFSPGDVDYLRGVEKKLNAMLADEAAGAGAEFVDTYTPSIGHDACQPPGTKWVEGLVPTAPAAPVHPNALGMKEIGGIVVDAVGESAPRAAA; encoded by the coding sequence GTGCGCCGCTCCCCGGCCCGATGGGTCGCCCCGCTCCTGCTCGCCACGGCCATCCCGATCGCGACGGCCGGACCCGCCGCGGCGGAACCCGAGCAGGCACCGGCGCAGCGCTACGTCGCGCTGGGCGACTCCTACGCGGCCGGCCCGCTCGTGCCCATCCCCACGGGCGAGCCGGCCGGGTGCCTGCGCTCCGACCGGAACTACCCGTCGGTGGTGGCGCAGGACCTGGGCGTGACCGACTTCCGCGACGTCAGCTGCAGCGGGGCGACCACGGAGAACATCACCGGGCCCCAGAGCGTGCCGCTGGGGAAGAACCCGCCGCAGCTGGACGCGCTGGCACCCGACACCCAGCTGGTGACGATCTCGATCGGCGGCAACGACATCGGCTTCGGCGACATCGTCACCGAGTGCGCGACGCGCTCGCCGCTGCAGCCCACCGGCAGCGCGTGCAAGGACCACTACACCGCGGGTGGCACCGACCAGCTCGCCCAGCGGATCGACGAGGCCGCCCCGAAGGTGGCCCGGGTGATCGCGGCGATCGACGAGCGATCCCCGGACGCGCGCGTGCTGCTCGTCGGCTACCCCGCGATCCTGCCCGACGAGGGACCCGGCTGCTTCCCGGTGGTGCCGTTCAGCCCCGGCGACGTCGACTACCTGCGCGGCGTGGAGAAGAAGCTCAACGCGATGCTGGCCGACGAGGCGGCCGGGGCGGGCGCGGAGTTCGTGGACACCTACACCCCGTCCATCGGCCACGACGCCTGCCAGCCGCCGGGCACGAAGTGGGTCGAGGGTCTCGTGCCGACCGCACCCGCGGCACCCGTGCACCCGAACGCGCTGGGTATGAAGGAGATCGGCGGGATCGTCGTCGACGCTGTCGGCGAGTCGGCCCCCCGCGCGGCCGCCTGA